A window of the Mesotoga prima MesG1.Ag.4.2 genome harbors these coding sequences:
- a CDS encoding RAMP superfamily CRISPR-associated protein, producing the protein MSWELHRVSLKLLSPMHIGWRKIGNLQQTRYYVPGRTLWGALTARLARDYGDFDYSKTGIDVDKSLRFSYFYPSDNEEKIDLLPWERKDEFEWKYIGSTVNTALDLGARIADEGSLHETEYIAPKTRDGKQVYLIGNIFEHKDCALNWEDALSKLQIGGERTYGWGRVETDESKGCVQVAQIDLDGYDIELNEEFPVIKLSRSHSAISHVLADNQIDSSALSGNIEPLIGLETTREERFGAEISAAQICWTPGTKFSKDHTFLIGEKGIWKSKS; encoded by the coding sequence ATGAGCTGGGAATTACATAGGGTTTCTCTCAAACTGCTTTCTCCGATGCACATAGGCTGGAGAAAAATCGGAAACCTTCAGCAAACAAGATACTATGTTCCTGGTAGAACCCTTTGGGGAGCCTTGACTGCTAGGCTTGCCAGAGACTACGGAGACTTTGATTACAGCAAAACCGGAATAGACGTCGATAAATCTCTCAGATTCAGCTATTTCTACCCCTCTGATAATGAAGAGAAAATCGATCTACTCCCATGGGAAAGAAAAGATGAGTTCGAATGGAAATACATAGGAAGTACGGTGAACACTGCGCTAGATCTGGGTGCAAGAATAGCTGACGAGGGCAGTCTGCATGAAACAGAGTATATAGCTCCAAAAACAAGAGACGGGAAACAAGTCTATCTCATTGGAAATATCTTTGAACACAAAGATTGTGCCTTGAATTGGGAAGATGCACTTTCGAAGCTACAAATAGGTGGTGAAAGAACATATGGATGGGGTCGAGTGGAAACTGATGAATCGAAAGGCTGCGTTCAGGTTGCTCAGATTGATCTAGATGGATATGATATTGAACTAAACGAGGAATTTCCAGTAATAAAACTCTCAAGATCTCATTCGGCAATCTCCCACGTGCTCGCCGACAATCAAATAGATAGCTCTGCCTTAAGTGGCAACATAGAACCTCTTATTGGACTTGAAACAACTAGAGAAGAGAGATTCGGAGCAGAAATCTCAGCAGCTCAAATATGCTGGACACCTGGTACTAAATTCAGTAAAGATCATACTTTTTTGATAGGCGAAAAAGGAATCTGGAAATCCAAATCCTGA